A DNA window from Anastrepha obliqua isolate idAnaObli1 chromosome 5, idAnaObli1_1.0, whole genome shotgun sequence contains the following coding sequences:
- the LOC129248040 gene encoding carnitine O-acetyltransferase isoform X1: MHKKQSFISNTNLAQKDTTDQSHKMQFITRRLVMNLNKTALQSSLKTSLPGAAAAAQKLNADSRFYSISEGPQKQNLLRYPAFPLKETLEKFLKTIEPLVSGCDLVETKQAIKKFEAGEGAELQKLLEKAAKCEANWLAKRWLRTAYLQYRAPVTVFVSPGMTFPPQRFDNDDAYLDYAAKVVYSLARYKQIIDAGEIPIVKMGQYELDNSQFSKVYGTCRIPKQGEDALEYNPKSLHVVVLYKNHFYKLQIYNNNGVALHPDILVNQFKKIMKTETKKGVEFGILTTDTRDNWAHAYEELLNIDGNKELVKTIQSALFTVSLDECFDVKDDQFFNQLSGQLIHGGGAHLNSANRWMDKTIQLILNRNGMSGFCYEHSPAEGQPIANITDYVSKNLYNDKHYEQSARDNYPCAAKLQLKTNNTLNRYIEKSKKNLNALAENLHVNVLHFQDYGKGFLKKQKLSPDSYIQMALQYAYYKLHKAPAAQYESAHLRIYINGRTETIRSCSNESIAFAKAMLDDNVDPPKRVELLRKAIDSHRAYTTMALQGKGVDRHLLGLKVMAVENKKPIPAFFNSPGYLKSLIFRVSTSQVATPNLGFMVYGPAVDDGYACCYNPRENDMILACTCWRNNDTTDVDKFACTLSESLLEMQTLLSSAGQKPAAKL; the protein is encoded by the exons ATGCACAAAAAGCAAAG CTTCATAAGCAATACGAACTTGGCCCAAAAAGATACTACCGATCAAAGTCACAAAATGCAGTTTATCACGCGACGGTTGGTTATGAATCTT AACAAAACCGCTTTGCAGTCATCTTTGAAGACATCGCTACCCGGCGCTGCAGCTGCAGCGCAAAAGCTTAATGCCGATAGCCGTTTTTATTCCATATCTGAAGGTCCACAAAAGCAAAATCTTCTACGTTATCCAGCATTTCCACTAAAAGAAACTttggaaaagtttttaaaaaccaTTGAACCGTTGGTCAGTGGATGTGACTTGGTTGAAACTAAACAAGCCATCAAAAAGTTCGAAGCAGGTGAGGGTGCAGAATTACAAAAACTCTTAGAAAAGGCGGCGAAATGCGAAGCAAATTGGTTGGCTAAACGCTGGTTGCGCACGGCTTATCTGCAATACCGCGCACCCGTTACCGTGTTTGTTAGCCCAGGCATGACATTTCCACCTCAACGCTTCGATAATGACGATGCCTATTTAGATTATGCCGCCAAAGTGGTATACTCTCTGGCGCGCTATAAACAAATTATCGATGCTGGTGAAATCCCCATCGTGAAAATGGGTCAGTATGAGCTGGATAACTCGCAATTTAGCAAAGTGTATGGCACATGTCGCATACCAAAGCAAGGCGAAGATGCTTTAGAGTACAATCCGAAGTCACTGCATGTTGTAGTGCTGTACAAAAATCAT TTTTACAAATTACAAATCTACAATAATAACGGTGTGGCATTGCATCCGGATATATTGGTTAACCAATTTAAAAAGATAATGAAAACAGAAACTAAGAAGGGTGTCGAATTTGGCATATTAACAACCGATACGCGTGACAATTGGGCGCACGCTTACGAAGAGCTGCTGAATATCGATGGTAATAAAGAGCTTGTGAAAACTATACAAAGTGCCTTGTTTACAGTATCTTTGGATGAGTGCTTCGATGTTAAAGATGATCAGTTTTTCAATCAGCTTAGTGGCCAACTAATTCATGGCGGTGGAGCGCATTTAAATAGTGCCAATCGTTGGATGGACAAAACAATTCAA TTGATTCTAAATCGTAATGGAATGAGTGGTTTTTGCTATGAACACTCTCCGGCTGAGGGACAACCAATTGCCAACATCACCGACTATGTGTCCAAAAATTT ATACAACGATAAACACTATGAACAGAGCGCCCGCGATAACTATCCTTGCGCCGCAAAGCTTCAATTAAAAACCAACAATACTCTAAATCGTTACATTGAAAAATCTAAGAAGAATCTAAATGCGTTGGCCGAAAATTTGCACGTAAATGTTTTGCATTTCCAGGACTATGGCAAAGGTTTTTTAAAGAAGCAGAAACTTAGTCCGGACAGCTATATACAAATGGCACTACAATACGCCTACTACAA ATTGCACAAAGCGCCAGCCGCTCAGTATGAGTCCGCTCATTTGCGTATTTATATAAACGGACGAACGGAAACCATACGCTCGTGTTCCAATGAATCGATCGCTTTCGCCAAGGCAATGTTGGACGATAACGTAGATCCGCCGAAACGTGTCGAATTACTGCGTAAGGCCATCGACAGTCATCGAGCTTACACGACAATGGCACTGCAAGGCAAAGGTGTTGATCGCCATTTGTTGGGCCTAAAAGTCATGGCTGTTGAGAATAAAAAACCAATACCGGCATTCTTTAACTCGCCTGGCTATTTGAAAAGCTTAATCTTCCGTGTGTCCACATCGCAAGTGGCCACACCTAATCTAGGATTCATGGTGTATGGTCCAGCTGTGGACGATGGTTATGCATGTTGTTATAACCCGCGCGAAAATGATATGATTTTAGCATGCACCTGCTGGCGAAATAATGACACCACGGATGTAGATAAGTTTGCGTGTACATTGAGCGAATCATTGCTTGAAATGCAAACACTTTTGAGTAGCGCTGGACAAAAACCAGCCGCCAAATTGTAA
- the LOC129248040 gene encoding carnitine O-acetyltransferase isoform X2, producing MQFITRRLVMNLNKTALQSSLKTSLPGAAAAAQKLNADSRFYSISEGPQKQNLLRYPAFPLKETLEKFLKTIEPLVSGCDLVETKQAIKKFEAGEGAELQKLLEKAAKCEANWLAKRWLRTAYLQYRAPVTVFVSPGMTFPPQRFDNDDAYLDYAAKVVYSLARYKQIIDAGEIPIVKMGQYELDNSQFSKVYGTCRIPKQGEDALEYNPKSLHVVVLYKNHFYKLQIYNNNGVALHPDILVNQFKKIMKTETKKGVEFGILTTDTRDNWAHAYEELLNIDGNKELVKTIQSALFTVSLDECFDVKDDQFFNQLSGQLIHGGGAHLNSANRWMDKTIQLILNRNGMSGFCYEHSPAEGQPIANITDYVSKNLYNDKHYEQSARDNYPCAAKLQLKTNNTLNRYIEKSKKNLNALAENLHVNVLHFQDYGKGFLKKQKLSPDSYIQMALQYAYYKLHKAPAAQYESAHLRIYINGRTETIRSCSNESIAFAKAMLDDNVDPPKRVELLRKAIDSHRAYTTMALQGKGVDRHLLGLKVMAVENKKPIPAFFNSPGYLKSLIFRVSTSQVATPNLGFMVYGPAVDDGYACCYNPRENDMILACTCWRNNDTTDVDKFACTLSESLLEMQTLLSSAGQKPAAKL from the exons ATGCAGTTTATCACGCGACGGTTGGTTATGAATCTT AACAAAACCGCTTTGCAGTCATCTTTGAAGACATCGCTACCCGGCGCTGCAGCTGCAGCGCAAAAGCTTAATGCCGATAGCCGTTTTTATTCCATATCTGAAGGTCCACAAAAGCAAAATCTTCTACGTTATCCAGCATTTCCACTAAAAGAAACTttggaaaagtttttaaaaaccaTTGAACCGTTGGTCAGTGGATGTGACTTGGTTGAAACTAAACAAGCCATCAAAAAGTTCGAAGCAGGTGAGGGTGCAGAATTACAAAAACTCTTAGAAAAGGCGGCGAAATGCGAAGCAAATTGGTTGGCTAAACGCTGGTTGCGCACGGCTTATCTGCAATACCGCGCACCCGTTACCGTGTTTGTTAGCCCAGGCATGACATTTCCACCTCAACGCTTCGATAATGACGATGCCTATTTAGATTATGCCGCCAAAGTGGTATACTCTCTGGCGCGCTATAAACAAATTATCGATGCTGGTGAAATCCCCATCGTGAAAATGGGTCAGTATGAGCTGGATAACTCGCAATTTAGCAAAGTGTATGGCACATGTCGCATACCAAAGCAAGGCGAAGATGCTTTAGAGTACAATCCGAAGTCACTGCATGTTGTAGTGCTGTACAAAAATCAT TTTTACAAATTACAAATCTACAATAATAACGGTGTGGCATTGCATCCGGATATATTGGTTAACCAATTTAAAAAGATAATGAAAACAGAAACTAAGAAGGGTGTCGAATTTGGCATATTAACAACCGATACGCGTGACAATTGGGCGCACGCTTACGAAGAGCTGCTGAATATCGATGGTAATAAAGAGCTTGTGAAAACTATACAAAGTGCCTTGTTTACAGTATCTTTGGATGAGTGCTTCGATGTTAAAGATGATCAGTTTTTCAATCAGCTTAGTGGCCAACTAATTCATGGCGGTGGAGCGCATTTAAATAGTGCCAATCGTTGGATGGACAAAACAATTCAA TTGATTCTAAATCGTAATGGAATGAGTGGTTTTTGCTATGAACACTCTCCGGCTGAGGGACAACCAATTGCCAACATCACCGACTATGTGTCCAAAAATTT ATACAACGATAAACACTATGAACAGAGCGCCCGCGATAACTATCCTTGCGCCGCAAAGCTTCAATTAAAAACCAACAATACTCTAAATCGTTACATTGAAAAATCTAAGAAGAATCTAAATGCGTTGGCCGAAAATTTGCACGTAAATGTTTTGCATTTCCAGGACTATGGCAAAGGTTTTTTAAAGAAGCAGAAACTTAGTCCGGACAGCTATATACAAATGGCACTACAATACGCCTACTACAA ATTGCACAAAGCGCCAGCCGCTCAGTATGAGTCCGCTCATTTGCGTATTTATATAAACGGACGAACGGAAACCATACGCTCGTGTTCCAATGAATCGATCGCTTTCGCCAAGGCAATGTTGGACGATAACGTAGATCCGCCGAAACGTGTCGAATTACTGCGTAAGGCCATCGACAGTCATCGAGCTTACACGACAATGGCACTGCAAGGCAAAGGTGTTGATCGCCATTTGTTGGGCCTAAAAGTCATGGCTGTTGAGAATAAAAAACCAATACCGGCATTCTTTAACTCGCCTGGCTATTTGAAAAGCTTAATCTTCCGTGTGTCCACATCGCAAGTGGCCACACCTAATCTAGGATTCATGGTGTATGGTCCAGCTGTGGACGATGGTTATGCATGTTGTTATAACCCGCGCGAAAATGATATGATTTTAGCATGCACCTGCTGGCGAAATAATGACACCACGGATGTAGATAAGTTTGCGTGTACATTGAGCGAATCATTGCTTGAAATGCAAACACTTTTGAGTAGCGCTGGACAAAAACCAGCCGCCAAATTGTAA
- the LOC129247987 gene encoding uncharacterized protein LOC129247987, whose translation MGRKADFSEKPKKGPGRKARKQKAPTFPKKSFAPIDDKEDKKLSHRQKQRLNKRVQKKELRKAKPQKAELKANKSNGSDSKQQRPKYSKESKDEEVTDEKQTNGSWVVENTNGVKGVKKAVKNEKGEKKTKSKGFTDENQKWLKPKQSKKGAKFVKEDIPDEDEGEEEDEVDSEQEDDEESNEEASEIGEEGEDSGNLKVGKLADMSDSDDEDANSDDDFDVSDAESKSTDALGSDDDADEVDDDLLPIEKANKKLKKRKTKEAKLAAKEMQMSVDSQEVFKFPEENDEEQKELTLQEVQQRIKDITLVLSDFNKYRQPNRSRTEYLDLLRHDLCIYYSYNDFLMGKLIDMFPLTELMEYLEASEVPRPLTIRTNSLKTRRRDLAAALINRGVNLDPLGKWTKVGLVVYNSQVPLGATPEYLAGHYMIQGASSMLPVMALAPQENERILDMCTAPGGKGSHIAAIMKNTGVLFANDANRERIKAVVANFHRLGIINAIVSCEDGCKFRNVMTGFDRVLLDAPCTGTGVVAKDPSVKSTKNEIDVQRCYNLQRKLLLTAIDCVDAKSKTGGYIVYSTCSVLPEENEWVINYALQKRNVKLVPTGLDFGVEGFTKYRQYRFHPSLNLTRRYYPHTHNMDGFYVAKLKKFSNTIPLPKEQQEEDEKELDEPLGTAAVNVNEEPSIVKEQEDEENPKRNLLGKRAGKPSLSEVEMDLKKKKLEQSKTKYVANVFEKPVKVTNKKVNKK comes from the exons ATGGGACGTAAAGCAGATTTTAGTGAGAAGCCAAAAAAAGGACCAGGGCGTAAAGCACGGAAACAAAAGGCACCGACATTCCCTAAGAAGTCATTCG CTCCTATTGATGACAAGGAGGATAAGAAACTATCACATCGTCAAAAGCAACGTCTTAATAAGCGAGTACAGAAAAAAGAATTACGAAAAGCGAAACCCCAGAAGGCTGaactaaaagcaaataaaagtaatgGCAGTGATAGTAAACAACAAAGGCCTAAATATAGTAAGGAAAGCAAGGATGAGGAAGTCACTGATGAAAAACAAACCAATGGTTCATGGGTAGTTGAAAACACTAATGGAGTCAAAGGAGTAAAAAAGGCAGTAAAAAATGAGAAGggcgaaaagaaaacaaaatccaaagggTTTACAGACGAGAATCAGAAATGGCTGAAACCAAAACAATCTAAAAAGGGAGCGAAGTTCGTTAAAGAGGATATTCCCGATGAAGACGAAGGAGAAGAAGAGGATGAAGTTGACTCTGAGCAGGAAGACGATGAGGAAAGTAATGAGGAGGCATCTGAAATTGGTGAAGAAGGTGAAGATAGTGGAAATCTGAAAGTCGGCAAATTAGCCGATATGTCTGACAGTGATGACGAGGATGCAAATTCAGATGATGATTTCGATGTATCTGATGCGGAAAGTAAGAGTACGGACGCATTAGGCAGCGACGATGATGCTGATGAGGTTGACGATGATCTGTTACCAATTgaaaaggcaaataaaaaactgaaaaaacgtaaaacaaaaGAAGCTAAATTGGCAGCGAAAGAAATGCAGATGTCCGTTGACTCACAAGAGGTTTTTAAATTCCCGGAAGAAAATGACGAGGAACAGAAAGAACTAACACTTCAAGAAGTTCAACAACGTATTAAAGATATTACGTTGGTATTATCCGATTTCAATAAATATCGTCAACCAAACCGATCGCGTACGGAATACTTGGATCTACTACGACACGATCTTTGCATCTACTATAGTTACAATGATTTTCTAATGGGAAAACTAATTGATATGTTTCCACTTACTGAGCTCATGGAATATCTGGAAGCATCAGAG GTTCCTCGTCCACTCACAATTCGCACGAATTCACTGAAAACTCGTCGACGGGATTTAGCTGCGGCTTTAATTAATCGCGGCGTCAATCTAGATCCTTTGGGTAAATGGACTAAAGTAGGTTTAGTCGTCTATAATTCGCAAGTGCCACTTGGTGCCACGCCCGAGTATTTGGCTGGTCATTATATGATACAAGGTGCTTCGTCAATGTTGCCAGTTATGGCATTGGCACCACAAGAAAACGAACGTATTCTAGATATGTGTACAGCGCCTGGTGGCAAAGGTTCGCATATTGCTGCTATTATGAAAAATACAGGTGTTCTCTTTGCGAACGATGCCAATCGAGAACGCATAAAAGCGGTAGTAGCCAATTTCCATCGTCTGGGAATAATAAACGCCATCGTCAGCTGTGAAGACGGATGTAAGTTCCGCAACGTAATGACCGGTTTTGATCGCGTTCTCTTAGATGCGCCTTGCACAGGTACCGGGGTTGTCGCCAAAGATCCAAGTgtgaaatcaacaaaaaatgagATAGACGTACAGCGTTGTTATAATCTACAACGTAAGTTGTTGTTAACGGCTATTGACTGTGTAGATGCTAAATCGAAAACAGGTGGATATATTGTGTACTCAACGTGTTCGGTGCTACCCGAAGAAAATGAATGGGTAATTAATTATGCGCTCCAGAAGCGTAATGTTAAACTTGTACCAACAGGTTTAGATTTTGGCGTTGAAGGTTTCACAAAGTATCGACAGTACAGATTTCATCCTAGTCTCAATTTGACACGTCGTTATTATCCTCATACGCATAACATGGATGGTTTCTATGTGgcaaaacttaaaaagttttcaaacacCATACCGTTGCCTAAGGAGCAGCAGGAAGAGGACGAAAAGGAATTGGATGAACCACTAGGCACTGCGGCGGTGAATGTGAATGAAGAACCTTCAATTGTTAAGGAACAGGAAGATGAAGAAAATCCAAAGCGAAATCTTCTCGGCAAGCGTGCTGGCAAACCAAGCCTTTCGGAAGTTGAAATGgatttgaagaagaaaaaactggAACAAAGCAAGACTAAATATGTTGCGAATGTATTTGAAAAGCCAGTAAAAGTAACtaacaaaaaagtgaataaaaaataa